The Phormidium sp. PBR-2020 DNA segment ACGGTGATTATTGCGGTTATCTTTGCGCCGATTTTTTCCTTAACTGGGGTTGAGGGACGGATTTTTGCCCCCATGGGAATTGCCTATCTGGTGGCGATTTTTGCCTCCAGTCTAGTGGCGTTAACCCTCTCTCCAGCTCTCTGTGCGCTCCTGTTGGCAACTGCGTCTCTCCCGGAAACTGACACCTGGATGGCTCGCGGTAGCCAACGGCTGTATCGCCCGCTCCTCTTGTGGGTTCTGAATCACCCCAGTTGGATTCTCTTGGGGGCTGGGGCCGCGTTGGTGGCATCTTTGGTCATTGTTCCCAGTTTGGGACGGGTATTTTTGCCGGAGTTTCAGGAGCGATCGCTGGTGGTGTCGATGGATTTGTTTCCCGGGGAGTTCTCTGGCGGCAACGGATCGAGCTGGGTTTGCGATTCAAAATGCCCTCAAGGATGATCCTCGCTTTGAGACCATTCAGATGCGATCGGGCCGCAGTCCTGGAGATCCCCATATTGTCGGCTCGAATTTTGCGGAGTTGGATATTGAACTGACGGCCGCAGCTATGGTGAATCGAGAGGAGACTCTGGATGTACTCCGGGCTGAATTTGCCAAGCTGCCAGGGGTTCCGGCGAATGTGGGGGGATTTATTTCTCACCGCATGGATGAGGTATTGTCTGGGGTTCGCAGTGCGATCGCCGTCAAGATTTTTGGCCCGGATTTGCAGGAATTGCGCCGCTTGGGGACGGAGGTGCGATCGGTGATGGGGTCGATTGAGGGGGTGGTGGATTTACAGTTAGCCTCGCAATTGCCCATCCGCCAACTGCAAATTCACTTCGATCGCCCCGCTGCGGCTCGTTATGGGTTGACGATGGCGGCTCTCTCGGAAACGCTGGAAACGGCTTTAAATGGACGAGTGGTGTCGCAGGTGTTGCAAGGTCAACAGATGCTCGATGTCCTCGTCTGGCTTCCGGAATCGGCCCGTAACAGCCTCGATCAGATTGAAAATTTACGGATTGATACCCCCACGGGACAACGGATTCCCCTGGCCCAATTGGCCCAGGTGGACTATGGAACCGGCCCCAATTCCATTAGCCGTGAGAATGTCTCCCGCTTGATTGTCCTCTCGGCAAATGTGGCGGGACGGGATTTGGGGACGGTGATTGGCGAGATGGAAGGGGCGATTCAAGAGCAGGTGGCGTTTCCCTCGGGCTACTTTATTCAATATGGAGGACAGTTTGAGTCAGAACAACGGGCCACTCAGACGTTGCTGCTGTTTGGGGCCTTGGCGATCGCGGTGATTGCTCTGTTGATGTATATCACAGTGCGATCGCTGCCTGCGACAGTGATGATTCTCTTAAATCTCCCTCTAGCTTTGGTGGGTGGGATTCTTTCGGTGGCGATTGGGGGTGGGATTCTCTCGGTGGCCTCGTTGGTGGGGTTTATTACCCTGTTTGGGGTGGCAACTCGCAATGGCTTGTTGTTGGTGGACAATTACAACCGCAAGTTGGCGTTGGGCCTATCCCTACCTCAGGTGATTTTTTTGGGGTCAACAGAGCGGTTAACGGCCATTCTTATGACGGCGTTTACCTCGGCGTTGGGAATGTTGCCCCTGGTGATGGGAACGGGGCCGGGACGGGAGATTTTGCAACCGTTGGCGATCGTTGTCTTAGGGGGCTTGTTTACTTCGACGGCGTTGACGCTCTTGGTGTTACCGGCGTTATATGCCCAGTTTGGCCGGGGGTTAGTGCCGCAACATCTCCCGTCGCGGGAGCCTCCTGCAAAGACTCTAGTGCTTAGCCAGGGAGGTGAGACGGGACGCTCTCGGTAACTGTTACAACTGCGTTATTAATTTTTGATGAGGTCTGACGATGAAAATTTCTATTTTGGGGCGATCGCCCATAATGGTCACGCTGGTTTTATTGACCAGTGTTTTGACCCTCACTGCTTGTACAACTGAGGATTCTACCAATGGTGATTCTCCCACAACTCTAACCGAAAGTGAGGGAGGGCAACCCCAAGAAGGGCAACCCCAAGGGATTGATATGGAATCGTCATCCCACCCAGAACTGGACTCATCCAATGACCATTCAGCCCCCAGTTATGGCGGTCAGGTGGTGGAAACGGGAGACTATCATCTAGAACTTGTCCCGATTCCAGAAGGGTCTGGCATTCACCTAGATTTCTATTTGCAAACCGCAGACGATCATCGAACGATTCCTGATGCAACGGTAACGGCTCAAGTTCAGCTACCAGACGGCAGTGACCTAGAGATTCCCATGGAGTATGATGCCCCCGGAGAGCATTATTTTGGATTTCTTCCCAGCCAGGCTCCAGGAGATTATACCGTCGTGATGTTAACCGAAGTGGAGGGAACCCGAACCAATGCCCGGTTCCGCTTCAGCCAATAAATTCTAACATCAACGTCTTTTTTTCTGTAGGTATCATGATGAAATTGTGATACCTACTTTGTTTTCATTCGTTTTTTATATTTCTCTCGATATGCTAGTGAACATAACCATCACTAACAACCCTAAATTTCATGCCTAATTTTAAACAAGTTTTCATGCTAAGTTTGAGTCCCCTCTGGATTTTCATCCTCTGGATTGGCTTCTCTAGCAAATCTCCTGCACAATCGGTCCCATTTAATATATCAGCAGTTGATTTAGTTCAATTGGCCCGCAATGGCTATTTAAGAGAACAGGGGATTCCTCAGTTTAATCGACTCGCATCCGCCTATCGCAGCGGTGAGATTTCAGCAGAGGATGTCATCGAAGCGGCGATCGCGGACAATCGGCTCTCTGCCGGAGTTGCGGATGATCCCGGTTATCTCGAAACCGTTGACCACTTTTTGAATGATCTTGATCGCTAACCCTTAGCCTAAAAATAACTGGGCGACCGACATCGGCCGCCCAAACCATGATAAGCGAAATAAGATTTATAGACAGGTTACAATTAGCTTGTTTGCCCTGGCTCTAATCCCAGTGATTTCGTGGTTTCTTGAAGTTGCTGCCAAAGTGCCTCAACTTCTTGGAATGCCAAATCTGGGGACAATTTACCACTTGTTTCTAAACAACTAATATAACCAATCTTTTGGGCAAATTCTTGTAGATTGGCATCAAATAATAAGACTTCAGGATGCTCGGAGGGGACGTGACCGTGGTAGGGGCGTTTGATTGTCAAAAAGTTGGAGTGGGTCATTATAGCCTCCTTTTGTTATAGCGAAACAATGACTAGTATTCGTTTATCAGCTCTAATCTGTCTTTGAATTGCCGTATCTTTAAGTTCAGCAATGGATGTCTTGCGACATTATTTAGATTGTTGCCTTAACCTTATCATAACCTTTTTTATAAAACAGTGTTTTTAGATACCAAGGTTATGGTTTGTTTTGCAACAAATCTAAATGATTTTTTACCTAATTTTCGGTAAAATCGGGTCTCAGTTTCGTGAGGCGTGAGGGATATTTCAGTATTTTTACTGATAATGGGGATCACGAACCATCGGGGAGTTTGAGGAGAAAATCTGAGGCGATCGCCCCCAAGTCCCGCATGACACTACCTGCACAACCTGGCGAATCCATGGGTTAAACTAGGAAGCAAACGTTGAGGAGAAGTCTATGAACCGTTCATTGCGTCTAACCCCAGTCTTGGGAGTGGCGATCGCCGCGCTGATGTCCATTGCCCCCCCAGCGGCGGCCCAAGTTTCTGATTCAGAAGTCACCGTTCCTGGACTTGAAACCCGGCGTCTGAGAACCTTGACCATTCCCGACGCCTTTGAACGAGGATTTTTTGAACATAGCCGTGACTTCTTCCATAACCGCAGTATTCCCAGCCAGATTGACTCCCTACTCTTTAACTTTCCTGAAAATAACATCGCGCGGGATGGACGACTTGTGAATATCCTGCACCGGGATATCATGCGCCAACAACTGACCAACGATCCCTTCATCCGCACCCCGGACTTAGCGAATCCTTATAACACCTCCATCGATACGATGAACCGAACCGGAGAAACCACTCCGATTCGCGGCAGCGAGTTCTTCCTCGACTAACCCCAGAGGTCAAAGTAGCGCAAAGCACAGGGCGATGATCGCTCTCGAACACCGCCCTGTTAGCGTTTTCATACGTTAAGTCAAACAGTGGGCGGTGCAGGAGTTGAACCCGCCTGAGGCGAATTATGAGTTCGCTGCCTAAACCGCTCGGCCAACCGCCCAAACAACAGAAAGGGGACTCACCGTTTCTCGTGACCCCATGCTCGATTCTAGCGCGATCGCCGCAATTTCAGCTAGGGGGCCGAGAAAATTCCGGGTTGCATTCTGGCCCAAACGGATCTCAAACGATAAAATGGTGCGAAACCTGAGCCAGGCTAACAGCCCATTCACATCGCCCTGGCGGTCACAGCACCAACTCGATGATTAACCTAAGATTCCAACGGGACTCACGACCATGAAATTTAACTGGACTGTCTTCTTAACCGTTACCCTCCTACTGATGATGATGGGCGCTGGGGTGTTCAGTGCCATGTGGGGCTTTTCCCTGGGACGCGAAGCCCTCAAGGGGGTGACTCAGCCGGAATTTCGACCGGGAAGTAACCTCAGCAATCGTTCTGAAAATGAAGCTACCACAACCAATCCGCGCTTCCTCGATGAAGAGGATATCTTACGGGAGGTTGAAGCGCAAATTCAAAGTCATCAGCCCGAGGTTAACCCTCACAGCGCCTAGAAAACCACCTTGTCCAAACTAAGAGGTACCAGTCCACGACTGCTCTTCAAGCTTGTGAGCAATCGCGTCAAGCCACGAATATCCCGCCCTGCCTCCCTCTCTAGATACTCTCGTCTGGGAGTTATCGGTCTATTAAGTCTCAGCCTAGTCCTCCTAATGGATGCCCCCTTAGCTGCACTTCCCCTCGGACTTGAAACCAAGACCCTACAGGATATCCTTCTGAGCCTATTATCTGTTCTGGGCTTGATTGCCATTAACGCCTTCTTCGTCACCGCCGAGTTCTCCATGGTTTCCGTGCGGCGATCGCGCATCAATCAACTGGTGGATGCGGGAGATCTTCCGGCCCGCAGCGTGCAAATTCTGCAACAGGACATCGATCGCCTCCTCTCCACCACCCAACTGGGGATTACTCTCTCCAGTTTAGCCCTGGGTTGGATTGGCGAGAGGACCATGGCCTCCCTCGTCGCCCTACTGCTAAGCACACTTCCCCTCTCCCCTCCCGTCGCCACCGTCGTCACCCATAGCTTCTCGATTCCCCTAGCGTTCCTCTTGGTGGCGTACCTGCAAATTGTCCTCGGGGAACTCTGTCCCAAATCCCTAGCCCTCCTCTACGCCGAACAACTGGCCCAACTTCTCGGGCCCCCCAGTTTGGCGATCGCCCGCTTCTTCAACCCCTTCCTCTGGATTCTCAACCAATCCACCCGCCTGTTATTGCGACTGGTGGGGATTCGCGATGTCGACCGCCGCTTCTATAACCGCGTCACCCCCGAAGAACTGCAACGCATCATCGCCCTCGAAGGAGAATCCACTGGCCTCGAAGCCGAAGAACGGGAACTGCTCAGTAACGTCTTTGAATTTGGCGATGTCGCCGCCGAAGAAGTCATGGTTCCGCGCACCCAAATCGCCGCTCTGCCCAGTGATGCAACCTTTAGCAGCTTCCTCGAAGAAGTGGCCCGTTCCGGTCATTCCCGCTATCCCATCATCGGTGAATCCCTCGACGATGTGCGCGGAATCGTCCATCTCAAAGAACTGGCCGAACCCCTCGCTCGCGGTCAAATGTCCCTCGATACCCCCATTCAACCCTGGGTTCGTCCAGCGCGCTTCGTCCCCGAATGCACCCTCCTCGGGGAACTACTCCCCCTCCTGCAACGTTGCGGCCAACCGATGGTGATGGTCGTGGATGACTTTGGCGGAACCGCTGGCTTAATCACCATGCAAGATATCATTGCCGAAATTGTCGGCGAAAGTCTCGAAAGTGAAGGAACCGAAGAGTTAGCCGTACAAATGGTGGACGAGCGGACGTTTATTGTTCAAGCCCAAATGGATCTCGAAGAAGTCAATGAACTGCTTGATTTAAAGCTTCCCCTCATCGACGAGTATCAGACCCTGGGCGGCTTCCTGATTTATCAAATGCAAAAAATCCCCAAAAGGGGCGAGGGCTTTAGCTTTAAGGGCCTCAATTTAGAAGTCGTGGCTACCGATGGGCCGCGGCTGCACCAAATCCAGGTGCAACGATG contains these protein-coding regions:
- a CDS encoding hemolysin family protein, encoding MDAPLAALPLGLETKTLQDILLSLLSVLGLIAINAFFVTAEFSMVSVRRSRINQLVDAGDLPARSVQILQQDIDRLLSTTQLGITLSSLALGWIGERTMASLVALLLSTLPLSPPVATVVTHSFSIPLAFLLVAYLQIVLGELCPKSLALLYAEQLAQLLGPPSLAIARFFNPFLWILNQSTRLLLRLVGIRDVDRRFYNRVTPEELQRIIALEGESTGLEAEERELLSNVFEFGDVAAEEVMVPRTQIAALPSDATFSSFLEEVARSGHSRYPIIGESLDDVRGIVHLKELAEPLARGQMSLDTPIQPWVRPARFVPECTLLGELLPLLQRCGQPMVMVVDDFGGTAGLITMQDIIAEIVGESLESEGTEELAVQMVDERTFIVQAQMDLEEVNELLDLKLPLIDEYQTLGGFLIYQMQKIPKRGEGFSFKGLNLEVVATDGPRLHQIQVQRWDNSPPLDTQLSSISMSDSPTTEDLDLDTDLVDKSSPSRDSLESDLGLADSDPILDEDGDSESSSPSQQQR